Within Paenibacillus albicereus, the genomic segment GCGCTGAGAACGAGCGTCAGCGTCAGCGCGATCGGTGCAAGCCATTTTTTCATGTGGAGAATCCCCTTTGTGTGTCTATGTGTGCAAGGCTGTTGTTGATAATGATTATCAGTATCGACATACTCAATATAAAGGGATGGACCCTCTCTGTCAATAGGCAAAAACAGGCCCTCGCCCGCCGGTTTGCCGAAGAAAGAATCGTGGTAATTCCGGATTAAATACCTTGCGGTCATCGGCAGCGCCGGAAGGCGAGCCGGACCGTCGGACGGAGGCGTCGCCATGAGCGAGTTCGGCTTGGAAAACGGAACCGGCCCGGGAAGGCCGGCCCGGAAAGCGATGGTCATCCTGAATCCTTCCTCCGGGAAGGAAAAGGCGGCCGGCTATGCGCGGGACATCGAAGAGGTGCTGCGCGACAAAGGCTACGAAGTCGAGCTGCGCGAGACGGCCGGCGAGCAGGACGCGACGCGCTTCTGCCGCTCCGCCTGCGAGATGCGCTGCGACCTCGTCGTCTCGATGGGCGGCGACGGCACGCTGAATGAGACGATCAATGGCTTGATGCGGCAGGAGCATCGTCCACGGCTCGGCATCGTGCCGCTCGGCACCGTGAACGACTTCGCGCGGGCGCTCGGCATCCCGCTCGATCCGCAAGCGGCGATCGCCGCGATCGCTTCGGACCGTTTCCGCCACGTCGATCTGGGCCGGATGAACGATCGCCTGTTCACGAACGTGGTGGCGGCCGGCAACATCGCCGAGGCCGTGGCGGCGGTCACCTCGGAGGAGAAGTCGAAGCTCGGCTCGCTGGCCTACCTCAAGGAAGGACTCAAGGAGCTGGTCTCGCAGAAGGCTTACCCGATGCGGATCGACTATGACGGCCAGTCGTGGGAGGGCGAGTCGCCGCTGTTCGTCGCCGCGCTGACGAACTCGGTCGCCGGGTTCGAGAAGATGGTGCCGGAGGCGTCGGTGGACGACGGCCTCATCCACGGCTTCATCTTCAAGGACCTCGGCCTGCTCGGCACGCTGAGCGCGGGCTGGTCGCTGTGGGCCGGCAGCCTCAAGGAGCATAAGGACGTCATCGCCTTCACGGCGCGGCAGGTGAGCGTGCGCTCGTCCGAGCGCGTGCGGACCAACGTAGACGGAGAGGAAGGCCCCGACCTGCCGCTGGAGCTGCAGGTGCTGCCGGGCCATGTCGAGGTCGTCGTGCCGGAGGAGGCAGGCGGCTGACCGCATTTTGCCGGGCTCCATGCAGTCGCGAAAAAGAGCCGCTCCGGCCGGAGCGGCTCTTGGCGCTGCAAGCTGCGGGCCGCCGTCCTCGCGGACGCGGCTCTGCCGTCGATGGACGCTATTTCACGATTCCGAACCGGTCGTACAAGGCCGTCGAGCCGGCTTCGGTCGTCGTGTACACCTGGAACGTGAGGCGGTCCGTGCTGACCGTGACGCCGGTGAACATCTCCTTGCCGGGCTGGCCGTACTTGTACGCGTACGGGAACGGGCCGGACTTCGGCGTATAGCGCTTGTCCCCCGCGGCATTGCTCGTCACGTACAGCGTGCCGTTTGGCCGCACCATGTCTCCGTTCGCGTCCAGCGTCGGATTCGTTTGCGGCGAGTTCGCCTTCATCGGATACGTCCGCGTGTACGTGTGGTCATGCCCGCCGAGCACCGCGTCGATGCCGAGCTCGTCGAACACCTTCGTCAGGTTGTTGCGGAAGAACAAGATATCGGAGGAGCTGGAGTGGTTGGCGACGGAGTAGGGCGACTTGTGCAGCAGCACGATCTTCCATTTCTTCGACGAGGCGGCCGCATCGGCGCGCAGCCAGGCGACTTGCTTCTGGTAGATCGGATCGGAGCCGCTCGCTTCGTCGAACTCCGTGTTCAGCACCATGAAGTGCGCCGGGCCGTAGTCGAACGAGTAGACCGAGCCGGCCGGCTGCGCGCCCGTGCCCGTATCCGGCAGGTTGAAATGCCAGCCGAAGTTGCTGTAGCTCTTGCTCTCATGGTTGCCGACCGCAGGTGCAAGCGGCAGCCGCCGCAGCAGCTCCGCCGGCTTGCCGAGCACCCAGCCCCACTGGCTCTCCAGGTCGCCGTTGTCGACGAGGTCGCCGGTCACGGCGACGAAGCGGGCATCCGGGAACTTGGCCATGCCTTCGGTCAGCGTATGGTTCCAGGTGACGAACTCGCTCTCGGTCGTTCCCTGCGGATCGGTCGTGAACAGGAACGAATACGAGGACGGGGATGATTCCGCCGTGCGGAACGTGCCGACCGCGCTCCAGCGGCCGCTCGTGCCGTCGCCGGCCCGGTAGCTGTACGTCGTGCCGGGCTTCAGCCCCGTCGCCGTCGCCTTGTGGCTGACGTAGGACGTCTTTTTGCCGGCGCTTTTGTCGGAGCTGGAGGCGTATGCCTGGATCGACTGGGACGTGCCGGCGATGGATGTCGCCGCAGCGGAAGGCCAGGTGGCGTCCGTGTACGTCCCCTCGACGATCTCCAGCCGGGTGCCGGTGACGGCAGACGGCGTGTACCAGGCGAAGGCGCGGGAAGAGGCCGGATCGCCGGAGAACGTCATGGCCAGCGATGCCGGGGCTTCCGCGCCGCCGCCGGGCGTGCCGGAGCCGGTCGGAACGGCGAGCAGCTGCATGTCCCAGTACAGGTCGGAGCTGCTCGGGCTCTGGTTGTGCACCTCGGCGGCGATGATGTTGACGCCCGGCTTCAGCGCGGCGCGGAGCGCGGCCGTGAGATCGGCTTGCATGACGACCGGCAGGTCCTTGCTCGTCGTGGCCAGCGTCGAGTAGGACACCGTCCCGCTCGGCATGCTGGCGCGGTAGACTTCCTGGCCATTGGCGTACAGGACGAGCCCGTCGTCCACGCCGAACAGGCCCTGGAAGCTTTCATAAGCGGAAGGATCGGCGATCGCGATGGATTTGCTGAAGTAAGAGGC encodes:
- a CDS encoding purple acid phosphatase family protein, yielding MMNRIQAWPRILLAASLLGAALLPGLQEPPAVHAAASPAVLIAKADRWSYSDEGKDYGAAMKSASYDYSGWKSGQAPLGYKTDSSGNATNNVAPSSEFGKVSTVIAYGPGTSQKNTASYFSKSIAIADPSAYESFQGLFGVDDGLVLYANGQEVYRASMPSGTVSYSTLATTSKDLPVVMQADLTAALRAALKPGVNIIAAEVHNQSPSSSDLYWDMQLLAVPTGSGTPGGGAEAPASLAMTFSGDPASSRAFAWYTPSAVTGTRLEIVEGTYTDATWPSAAATSIAGTSQSIQAYASSSDKSAGKKTSYVSHKATATGLKPGTTYSYRAGDGTSGRWSAVGTFRTAESSPSSYSFLFTTDPQGTTESEFVTWNHTLTEGMAKFPDARFVAVTGDLVDNGDLESQWGWVLGKPAELLRRLPLAPAVGNHESKSYSNFGWHFNLPDTGTGAQPAGSVYSFDYGPAHFMVLNTEFDEASGSDPIYQKQVAWLRADAAASSKKWKIVLLHKSPYSVANHSSSSDILFFRNNLTKVFDELGIDAVLGGHDHTYTRTYPMKANSPQTNPTLDANGDMVRPNGTLYVTSNAAGDKRYTPKSGPFPYAYKYGQPGKEMFTGVTVSTDRLTFQVYTTTEAGSTALYDRFGIVK
- a CDS encoding diacylglycerol/lipid kinase family protein codes for the protein MSEFGLENGTGPGRPARKAMVILNPSSGKEKAAGYARDIEEVLRDKGYEVELRETAGEQDATRFCRSACEMRCDLVVSMGGDGTLNETINGLMRQEHRPRLGIVPLGTVNDFARALGIPLDPQAAIAAIASDRFRHVDLGRMNDRLFTNVVAAGNIAEAVAAVTSEEKSKLGSLAYLKEGLKELVSQKAYPMRIDYDGQSWEGESPLFVAALTNSVAGFEKMVPEASVDDGLIHGFIFKDLGLLGTLSAGWSLWAGSLKEHKDVIAFTARQVSVRSSERVRTNVDGEEGPDLPLELQVLPGHVEVVVPEEAGG